One Saccharopolyspora erythraea NRRL 2338 genomic region harbors:
- a CDS encoding alpha-ketoacid dehydrogenase subunit beta has product MTTVHTTYREAIREALREALREDERVFLMGEDVGRYGGCFAVSLGLLEEFGPDRIRDTPLSESAFVGAGIGAALAGMRPIVEVMTVNFSLLALDQILNNAATLLHMSGGQLNVPLVIRMTTGAGRQLAAQHSHSLEGWYAHIPGLRIVTPATLEDARGMLRSALEDPDPVLLFEHGSLYNTDGEIEEPAESKDIDNAAVRRPGTDVSLITYGGTLPVTLEAAERLTDQDIDAEVVDLRTLRPLDESTILDSVRRTHHVVVIDEGWRSGSLSAEITARITEHALYELDAPVQRVCTAEVPMPYAKHLEEAALPRTEDVVAAAQRAVG; this is encoded by the coding sequence ATGACCACCGTGCACACCACCTACCGCGAAGCCATCCGCGAAGCGCTCAGGGAAGCGCTGCGTGAAGACGAGCGCGTGTTCCTCATGGGTGAGGACGTCGGCCGCTACGGCGGCTGCTTCGCGGTGAGCCTCGGGCTGCTGGAGGAGTTCGGACCGGATCGGATCCGCGACACGCCCCTGTCCGAATCGGCGTTCGTCGGTGCGGGCATCGGTGCCGCACTGGCCGGGATGAGGCCCATCGTCGAGGTCATGACCGTCAACTTCAGCCTGCTGGCGCTGGACCAGATCCTCAACAACGCCGCCACCCTGCTGCACATGTCCGGCGGGCAGCTCAACGTTCCCCTGGTGATCCGCATGACCACCGGTGCGGGCCGGCAGCTGGCCGCCCAGCACTCGCACAGCCTGGAAGGCTGGTACGCCCACATCCCCGGTTTGCGCATCGTCACTCCCGCCACCCTGGAGGACGCGCGCGGGATGCTGCGTTCAGCGCTGGAGGACCCGGACCCGGTTCTGCTCTTCGAGCACGGCTCGCTATACAACACTGACGGAGAGATCGAAGAACCTGCCGAGTCGAAGGACATCGACAACGCAGCCGTGCGCCGACCCGGCACCGACGTCTCGCTGATCACCTACGGCGGCACCCTCCCCGTGACGCTCGAAGCCGCCGAACGGCTCACCGACCAGGACATCGACGCGGAGGTGGTCGACCTGCGCACGCTGCGCCCGCTGGACGAGTCGACGATCCTCGACTCCGTACGGCGCACACACCACGTCGTCGTCATCGACGAGGGATGGCGCAGTGGCAGCCTTTCGGCCGAGATCACCGCCCGGATCACCGAGCACGCCCTGTACGAGCTGGATGCCCCGGTGCAACGGGTGTGCACGGCCGAAGTGCCGATGCCCTACGCCAAGCACCTCGAAGAGGCCGCACTGCCGCGCACCGAAGACGTGGTCGCCGCGGCGCAACGGGCGGTGGGGTGA
- the pdhA gene encoding pyruvate dehydrogenase (acetyl-transferring) E1 component subunit alpha, whose product MTRRGSPETSARAKNRTAMLHQMVRIRRFEERCVELYSAAEIRGFMHLYIGEEAVAAGLMQSLGDEDAVVSTYREHGHALARGVPMSSVMAEMFGRATGCSRGRGGSMHLFDVARRFYGGNAIVGGGLPIAVGLALADAMRGHPRVTACLFGDGAVAEGEFHECLNLAALWRLPVLFCCENNLYAMGTALARAQAEVDLALRASSYGMPSWAVDGMEVETVAGASNRAVEAMRAGGGPCFLELRTYRFRAHSMYDAERYRDKAEVERWKQFDPIDQLTARMREAGELTADGLQALESEVAGELDQAVAEAQAGPFEPIEDLTRFVYSEQP is encoded by the coding sequence ATGACTCGGCGAGGATCGCCGGAAACCAGCGCACGGGCGAAGAACCGCACAGCCATGCTGCACCAGATGGTGCGCATCCGGCGTTTCGAGGAGCGCTGCGTCGAGCTCTACAGCGCCGCGGAGATCCGCGGCTTCATGCACCTCTACATCGGAGAGGAGGCCGTGGCCGCTGGACTGATGCAATCCCTCGGTGACGAGGACGCGGTGGTGTCGACCTACCGCGAGCACGGCCACGCACTCGCGCGAGGCGTGCCGATGTCCTCGGTGATGGCCGAGATGTTCGGCCGTGCCACCGGGTGCAGCCGCGGCCGGGGCGGTTCGATGCACCTTTTCGACGTGGCTCGCCGCTTCTACGGCGGCAACGCGATCGTCGGCGGCGGACTGCCCATCGCGGTGGGCCTCGCCCTGGCCGACGCGATGCGCGGCCACCCGCGGGTGACCGCGTGCCTGTTCGGTGACGGCGCGGTCGCCGAAGGCGAGTTCCACGAGTGCCTGAACCTGGCAGCCCTGTGGCGGCTGCCGGTGCTGTTCTGCTGCGAGAACAACCTCTACGCCATGGGCACCGCCCTGGCGCGGGCCCAGGCCGAGGTCGACCTCGCGCTGCGGGCGAGCTCGTACGGGATGCCGTCGTGGGCCGTCGACGGGATGGAGGTCGAAACCGTGGCCGGTGCGAGCAATCGAGCGGTGGAAGCCATGCGTGCCGGCGGAGGCCCCTGCTTCTTGGAACTGCGCACCTACCGCTTCCGGGCGCACTCGATGTACGACGCCGAACGCTACCGCGACAAGGCCGAGGTCGAACGCTGGAAGCAGTTCGACCCCATCGACCAGCTCACCGCACGCATGCGTGAAGCCGGCGAGCTGACCGCCGACGGCCTGCAGGCCCTGGAATCCGAAGTGGCCGGTGAACTCGACCAGGCCGTGGCCGAAGCACAGGCGGGCCCGTTCGAGCCGATCGAGGACCTGACCCGGTTCGTCTACAGCGAACAGCCATGA
- the acsA gene encoding acetate--CoA ligase has translation MRWEPIVKSENTRKASNLGDYERARREFTWEQARSALSGLPRTRGLNIAYEAVDRHAFGESARACALRWIDKHDEVTRISYGELRELTNRFANVLHDLGITGGERVYTLLGRIPALYVSVLGTLKAGGVVAPLFSAFGPEPVAERLRIGEGAVLVTTPRLYRNKISQVRAGLPHLRHVLLVGEGEAQPGTVRLEDALAHASPTYEIAATAPEDAALLHFTSGTTGSPKGAVHVHDAVVAHHATAYYGLDLRPDDVFWCTADPGWVTGTSYGIVAPLTHGATLVSDEGEFDARRWYRVLSEQRVTVWYTAPTALRMLMRHGSEPASRYDLSALRYVASVGEPLNPEVVVWAQDALGMPVHDNWWQTETGAIMISNFPGEEVRPGSMGRPLPGIEAGLLERGDDGRARVDQGRVREMPGADAEGELALRPGWPSMFRGYLHDDARYAASFADGWYLTGDIAARDADGYYWFVGRADDVIKSAGHLVGPFEVESALMEHPAVAEVGVIGKPDPVAGERVKAFVSLRSGHQPSEELRGELLAFSRRRLGAVAPKELAFDDDLPHTRSGKVMRRLLRSRELGLPEGDLSTLERT, from the coding sequence ATGCGGTGGGAGCCCATCGTCAAGTCCGAGAACACGCGAAAGGCGTCGAACCTGGGGGACTACGAACGTGCTCGTCGTGAGTTCACCTGGGAGCAGGCGCGCTCCGCGCTTTCGGGCCTTCCCCGCACCCGGGGGTTGAACATCGCGTACGAGGCCGTCGACCGGCACGCCTTCGGAGAGTCCGCGCGTGCTTGCGCCCTGCGCTGGATCGACAAGCACGACGAGGTGACCCGCATCAGCTACGGGGAGCTCCGGGAACTGACCAACCGCTTCGCCAACGTACTGCACGACCTCGGCATCACCGGGGGCGAACGGGTCTACACGCTGCTCGGGAGAATCCCCGCCCTGTACGTGTCCGTCCTGGGAACGCTGAAAGCCGGCGGCGTCGTGGCCCCGCTCTTCTCTGCCTTCGGCCCCGAACCCGTCGCCGAACGGCTGCGGATCGGAGAAGGCGCCGTCCTGGTCACGACCCCGCGGTTGTACCGGAACAAGATCAGCCAGGTCCGCGCCGGACTGCCCCACCTGCGGCACGTGCTGCTGGTGGGCGAAGGCGAGGCGCAACCGGGCACCGTCCGGCTCGAAGACGCCCTCGCGCATGCGAGCCCTACGTACGAGATCGCGGCAACCGCCCCTGAGGATGCCGCGCTGCTGCACTTCACCAGCGGGACCACCGGCAGCCCGAAAGGAGCGGTGCACGTGCACGATGCCGTGGTCGCCCACCACGCGACCGCTTACTACGGGCTGGACCTGCGCCCCGACGACGTCTTCTGGTGCACTGCCGACCCGGGCTGGGTCACCGGCACCTCCTACGGGATCGTCGCACCGCTGACCCACGGAGCGACGCTGGTCAGCGACGAGGGCGAGTTCGATGCCCGGCGTTGGTACCGGGTGCTCTCCGAGCAGCGCGTCACGGTCTGGTACACCGCGCCCACAGCCCTGCGGATGCTGATGCGGCACGGCTCGGAGCCGGCGTCCCGCTACGACCTGTCCGCTCTGCGCTACGTGGCCAGCGTCGGCGAGCCGCTCAACCCGGAGGTCGTGGTGTGGGCGCAGGACGCACTGGGGATGCCCGTCCACGACAACTGGTGGCAGACCGAGACCGGCGCGATCATGATCAGCAACTTCCCCGGCGAAGAAGTCAGGCCGGGATCGATGGGCCGGCCCCTGCCCGGCATCGAGGCCGGACTGCTGGAGCGCGGCGACGACGGGCGAGCGCGAGTCGACCAGGGCAGGGTGCGGGAGATGCCGGGTGCCGATGCCGAAGGCGAGCTCGCGTTGCGCCCCGGCTGGCCGTCGATGTTCCGGGGGTACCTGCACGACGACGCCCGCTACGCGGCGTCTTTCGCCGACGGCTGGTACCTCACCGGCGACATCGCCGCACGGGACGCCGACGGCTACTACTGGTTCGTCGGCAGGGCCGACGACGTGATCAAGTCCGCGGGGCACCTCGTGGGGCCGTTCGAGGTGGAGAGCGCGCTGATGGAGCACCCCGCGGTCGCCGAGGTCGGAGTGATCGGCAAGCCGGACCCCGTCGCCGGCGAGCGGGTGAAAGCGTTCGTGTCACTGCGCTCCGGACACCAGCCCAGCGAGGAACTGCGCGGCGAACTCCTGGCGTTCAGCCGGCGCAGGCTCGGCGCGGTCGCCCCGAAGGAACTCGCCTTCGACGACGACCTCCCGCACACCCGCAGCGGGAAGGTCATGCGCCGGCTGCTCCGTTCCAGGGAACTGGGGCTTCCCGAAGGAGATCTGTCCACTTTGGAGAGAACGTGA
- a CDS encoding universal stress protein produces the protein MKADGPILVGVDGSEQSRTAVSWAVAEAELRGAEVHLVVVEDRPAHDEDRWHMVRELGDHVRLEHPLVEIHERIVRGHPAQRLVSRSAKARMVVVGARGRGAITAALLGSVSVHLAMHAQCPVVVVRDLPDPSGQVAAGVDGSPQSRAALGFAFEAAALHHTDLVAIHVRQERSPEHAAPQPPPGAEQDRADGLEVALAEWDERYPNVPVHRVVPHGRPVAELVAAARGARLLVVGHRGRGGFAAVQLGSVASGVLQHAPCPVAVVRDETQ, from the coding sequence ATGAAGGCGGATGGACCGATCCTGGTGGGCGTGGACGGCTCCGAGCAGTCGCGGACCGCGGTGTCGTGGGCGGTCGCCGAGGCCGAACTGCGGGGTGCGGAAGTGCACCTCGTCGTCGTCGAAGACCGGCCGGCGCACGACGAAGATCGCTGGCACATGGTCCGCGAACTGGGCGATCACGTCAGGCTCGAGCACCCGTTGGTGGAGATCCACGAAAGGATCGTGCGAGGACACCCGGCACAACGCCTGGTGAGCCGTTCGGCCAAGGCGCGGATGGTCGTCGTGGGTGCGCGCGGCCGCGGGGCCATCACCGCGGCGCTGCTGGGATCCGTGAGCGTCCACCTGGCCATGCACGCCCAGTGCCCGGTGGTGGTCGTGCGCGACCTGCCGGACCCCAGCGGCCAGGTGGCGGCCGGGGTGGACGGTTCTCCGCAGAGCCGAGCCGCTCTCGGGTTCGCTTTCGAAGCCGCCGCCTTGCACCACACCGACCTCGTCGCGATACACGTACGGCAAGAGCGTTCGCCCGAACACGCGGCACCGCAGCCCCCGCCCGGTGCCGAGCAGGACCGGGCGGACGGCCTGGAGGTGGCGCTCGCCGAGTGGGACGAGCGCTATCCGAACGTGCCCGTGCACCGGGTGGTCCCCCACGGGCGTCCGGTCGCGGAGCTGGTCGCAGCCGCCCGCGGCGCCCGGCTCCTCGTCGTCGGCCACCGCGGACGCGGCGGATTCGCCGCTGTCCAACTGGGTTCGGTCGCTTCCGGAGTTCTCCAGCACGCACCGTGCCCGGTCGCGGTCGTCCGCGACGAGACCCAGTGA
- a CDS encoding quaternary amine ABC transporter ATP-binding protein has product MEIRVDGLYKVFGPDPAEAVQRLRLGAVTAEELREEGKTAAVVDANFHVRPGETFVVMGLSGSGKSTLIRMVNGLLGPTAGHVYVDGQDISTMSAKNVRLVRQNSMSMVFQHFALLPHRTVLDNAAYGLQVRDRPKGERLKKARESLALVGLDGWEDQFPQQLSGGMRQRVGLARALATGTDVMLMDEAFSALDPLIRREMQDQLLQLQASLSKTILFITHDLNEAMRIGDRIAMMRDGRIVQIGTAEDILSRPATDYVAQFMRDVDRVRVLTASLVANRDELVLHADSDPAAALRTMRAHGLAGLVVLDAQRRVAGFVTEADAERALAAGRAQVGTPSAAVLPTARHDTPLAELCTPLSQTNCGLAVLDPDERLVGVVTRGALLNALGETSAAG; this is encoded by the coding sequence GTGGAGATCCGAGTCGACGGGTTGTACAAGGTGTTCGGACCGGATCCGGCGGAAGCGGTCCAGCGCCTCCGGCTCGGCGCCGTCACGGCCGAGGAGCTGCGCGAGGAGGGCAAGACGGCCGCGGTCGTGGACGCGAACTTCCACGTGCGTCCCGGCGAGACCTTCGTCGTCATGGGACTGTCGGGCTCGGGCAAGTCGACGCTGATCCGCATGGTCAACGGTCTGCTCGGGCCCACCGCGGGCCACGTCTACGTCGACGGCCAGGACATCAGCACCATGTCCGCCAAGAACGTGCGGCTGGTGCGCCAGAACTCCATGAGCATGGTCTTCCAGCACTTCGCCCTGCTACCGCACCGCACGGTTCTCGACAACGCCGCTTACGGGCTCCAGGTGCGCGACCGCCCCAAGGGGGAGCGCTTGAAGAAGGCGCGCGAGTCGCTGGCGCTGGTCGGGCTCGACGGCTGGGAGGACCAGTTCCCCCAGCAGCTCTCCGGAGGGATGCGGCAGCGCGTCGGACTGGCCCGCGCGCTGGCCACGGGCACCGACGTGATGCTCATGGACGAGGCGTTCAGCGCGCTCGACCCGCTGATCCGGCGGGAGATGCAGGACCAGTTGCTGCAGCTCCAAGCCAGTCTCTCCAAGACGATCCTGTTCATCACCCACGACCTCAACGAGGCGATGCGCATCGGCGACCGCATCGCGATGATGCGCGACGGGCGGATCGTGCAGATCGGCACGGCTGAGGACATCCTCAGCCGGCCGGCCACCGACTACGTCGCCCAGTTCATGCGGGATGTCGACCGCGTGCGGGTGCTCACGGCGTCACTGGTGGCCAACCGCGACGAACTGGTCCTCCACGCCGACTCCGACCCCGCGGCAGCCCTGCGGACCATGCGGGCGCACGGCCTCGCCGGGCTCGTCGTGCTCGACGCCCAACGCCGCGTGGCCGGGTTCGTCACCGAGGCCGACGCCGAACGCGCCCTGGCGGCCGGCCGCGCGCAGGTCGGTACGCCGTCGGCGGCGGTACTGCCCACCGCACGGCACGACACCCCGTTGGCCGAACTCTGCACGCCCCTGTCCCAGACGAACTGCGGACTCGCCGTGCTCGACCCCGACGAACGGCTCGTCGGAGTCGTGACCAGGGGCGCGCTGCTGAACGCCCTCGGGGAAACGTCCGCGGCAGGCTGA
- a CDS encoding DUF3303 domain-containing protein, whose product MLWYCRFHWHQNTRADDVRRRVLEQHEAGTNKPERIRGWYNLAGGGSGFLLVDTDDPHELTELLQPYMDLVSWDVHAIYEVPYADMIDQIRQRLEPTA is encoded by the coding sequence ATGCTGTGGTATTGCCGTTTCCACTGGCACCAGAACACCCGCGCGGACGACGTGCGGCGGCGCGTACTCGAACAGCACGAAGCAGGCACCAACAAGCCCGAGCGCATCCGCGGCTGGTACAACCTCGCCGGAGGCGGCTCGGGCTTCCTGCTCGTCGACACCGACGACCCGCACGAGCTCACCGAGCTCCTCCAGCCCTACATGGACCTGGTGAGCTGGGACGTGCACGCCATCTACGAGGTGCCCTACGCGGACATGATCGACCAGATCCGCCAGCGGCTCGAACCGACCGCCTGA
- the efeU gene encoding iron uptake transporter permease EfeU, which produces MLLSNALIGLREGLEAVLVVSILIAFLVRVGNRRALAQVWTGVGIAVLLSVAVGAVLTYTAASLSFEAQEAFGGIASIIAVVFVTGMVFWMRRAGRTLAAHLRGRLDQALRVGPVAVAVVAFLAVAREGLETAVFFFSSVRSAGGGTVLPLVGFVVGIAIAVLLGCLIYVGAVRLNLSRFFTITGVLLIIVAAGVLAYGVHDLQEAALLPGMHTLAFDVSAYVPASSWYGALAKGLFNFSPRTTVLEAIVWAGYVAVTLPLFLRPHRGAARAAGVRKAEAA; this is translated from the coding sequence ATGCTGCTGAGCAATGCGTTGATCGGACTGCGAGAAGGGCTCGAGGCCGTTCTCGTGGTCAGCATCCTGATCGCTTTCCTCGTCCGGGTCGGGAACCGGCGGGCCTTGGCGCAGGTCTGGACGGGCGTCGGCATCGCGGTGCTGTTGTCGGTCGCGGTGGGCGCCGTGCTCACCTACACCGCGGCAAGCCTGAGCTTCGAAGCCCAGGAAGCGTTCGGGGGCATCGCCTCGATCATCGCGGTCGTCTTCGTCACCGGCATGGTCTTCTGGATGCGCCGTGCAGGGCGGACGCTGGCCGCTCACCTGCGCGGCCGGCTCGACCAAGCCCTGCGGGTCGGCCCCGTGGCCGTCGCCGTCGTGGCGTTCCTGGCGGTGGCGCGGGAAGGGTTGGAGACCGCGGTGTTCTTCTTCTCCAGCGTGCGCTCCGCCGGTGGCGGAACGGTGCTGCCGCTGGTCGGGTTCGTGGTCGGCATCGCCATCGCGGTGCTGCTCGGCTGCCTGATCTACGTCGGCGCGGTCAGGCTGAACCTGTCGAGGTTCTTCACGATCACGGGCGTGCTGCTCATCATCGTCGCCGCCGGCGTCCTCGCGTACGGGGTGCACGACCTCCAGGAAGCCGCGCTGCTTCCGGGCATGCACACCCTCGCGTTCGACGTGAGTGCCTACGTACCGGCGTCGTCCTGGTACGGCGCACTGGCGAAGGGGCTCTTCAACTTCTCGCCGCGGACCACGGTTCTGGAAGCGATCGTGTGGGCCGGATACGTCGCGGTGACCCTGCCGTTGTTCCTGCGTCCCCACCGCGGAGCGGCTCGGGCGGCTGGCGTTCGTAAGGCGGAGGCGGCATGA
- a CDS encoding cupredoxin domain-containing protein, with the protein MTVRARTASLLAVLLLAGCGEQPAEDTAGRITVRAGDQSCELSATTAPAGTIRFDITNTGSQVTEFYLYGEGDRVLGEVEDIAPGLTRELVVDVPRAGGYTTACKPGMQGGGIRGQFTVTG; encoded by the coding sequence ATGACCGTCCGCGCCCGCACCGCCTCCCTGCTCGCAGTGCTGCTGCTGGCGGGGTGCGGGGAGCAGCCGGCTGAGGACACGGCGGGCCGGATCACCGTCCGCGCGGGTGACCAATCCTGCGAGTTGTCGGCCACGACCGCTCCCGCGGGCACGATCCGCTTCGACATCACCAACACCGGTAGCCAGGTCACCGAGTTCTACCTTTACGGCGAGGGGGACCGGGTGCTCGGCGAGGTGGAGGACATCGCGCCTGGACTGACGCGCGAACTCGTCGTCGATGTGCCGCGGGCGGGCGGCTACACAACCGCATGCAAGCCGGGCATGCAGGGCGGCGGGATTCGCGGGCAGTTCACCGTCACCGGATGA
- a CDS encoding heavy metal translocating P-type ATPase — translation MAHVRSWHEPALLVITAGALVAGGAAWLAGAKAAAELMWVGGTVVAIVPAVVWMALTLWHGRTGVDLIAVLALGGTLVVHEYLAGALIAVMLASGRTLDSMAQRRASHDLRALLEHAPRFAHRRLDGGIDTVAVSEVVPGDLLVVGAGEVVPVDGRVACGAAVLDESVLTGESAQVERNTGEPVRSGVVNAGSAFELRVDARAEDSTYAGIARLAAQAGAERAPVVRLADRYATWFLPLALLLAGAGWFVTGTAVGAVAVLVVATPCPLLLAVPIALVSGMSRASRIGVIIRDGTALENLGHATTAVLDKTGTLTSGRPGVIEVVAAPGIRPAEVLRLAAAVDQASPHVLAEAIVTHARARNLALPAPIGVTEQPGRGTSGVVDGHRVEVGRLTLPEHRPAWVEAVLNRAMLDAAAIAWVSREGLLQGAILLRDPLRPDAPRTIRRLRGAGLVRVVMLTGDRAEPAQEVATVLGLDGVHAEQTPTSKVECVRAESTAATTVMVGDGVNDAPALAVATVGVAMGARGSTASSEAADVVLTADRLDRLADAMDIARRARRIAVQSAAVGVALSVTAMGVAVFGWLPPAAGALLQEGIDVAVILNALRALRGGRHEGVAVPPSTESLLHHFATEQEGLRQTLHLVRDSAVLISESPGSQEALAALRRTQEFLDRELVPHEHAEEKRLYPALAAALGGTEATATMSRMHAEIDRLSRRTATHLALANTREGIGADQKDDLLATLYGLYAVLRLHFAQEEESYFTLAEADRHPEATHGPQP, via the coding sequence GTGGCCCATGTGCGCTCGTGGCACGAACCCGCGCTCCTGGTGATCACCGCGGGCGCGCTGGTCGCGGGCGGCGCCGCATGGCTGGCGGGCGCGAAGGCCGCGGCCGAGCTGATGTGGGTAGGGGGCACGGTCGTCGCGATCGTGCCCGCCGTGGTGTGGATGGCGCTCACCCTGTGGCACGGCCGGACAGGTGTCGACCTCATCGCCGTTCTGGCGCTCGGCGGCACCCTCGTCGTCCACGAGTACCTGGCCGGAGCGCTGATCGCGGTCATGCTGGCATCCGGGCGGACGCTGGACTCGATGGCGCAGCGCCGTGCCTCCCACGACCTGCGGGCTCTGCTGGAGCACGCGCCCCGGTTCGCCCACCGCCGGCTGGACGGCGGAATCGACACGGTCGCCGTGTCCGAGGTGGTGCCGGGCGACCTCCTGGTCGTCGGCGCGGGTGAGGTCGTTCCCGTCGACGGCCGGGTCGCCTGTGGTGCCGCCGTGCTCGACGAATCGGTCCTGACCGGCGAGTCGGCCCAGGTCGAGCGCAACACCGGCGAACCGGTGCGCAGCGGTGTCGTCAACGCCGGATCCGCCTTCGAACTCCGAGTCGACGCCCGGGCGGAGGACAGCACCTACGCCGGGATCGCTCGGCTGGCCGCGCAGGCCGGCGCCGAGCGCGCCCCCGTGGTCCGGCTGGCCGACCGCTACGCGACGTGGTTCCTGCCCCTGGCCCTGCTGCTGGCGGGCGCGGGCTGGTTCGTGACCGGGACCGCGGTCGGCGCGGTCGCAGTGCTCGTGGTCGCCACGCCCTGCCCGCTCCTGCTGGCCGTACCCATCGCCCTGGTCTCCGGCATGTCCCGCGCATCCCGGATCGGCGTGATCATCCGCGACGGAACCGCGCTGGAGAACCTCGGCCACGCCACCACCGCGGTCCTGGACAAGACGGGCACCCTCACCTCCGGCCGCCCCGGCGTCATCGAGGTCGTCGCGGCTCCGGGCATCCGCCCGGCGGAGGTGCTGCGGCTCGCTGCCGCAGTCGACCAGGCGTCCCCGCACGTCCTCGCCGAAGCCATCGTCACGCACGCCCGCGCCCGGAACCTCGCACTCCCTGCTCCCATTGGCGTCACCGAACAGCCCGGGCGGGGCACGAGCGGTGTGGTCGACGGCCATCGGGTCGAGGTCGGCAGGCTGACCCTGCCGGAGCACCGGCCCGCCTGGGTCGAAGCAGTGCTCAACCGGGCCATGCTCGACGCGGCCGCCATCGCATGGGTGAGCCGCGAAGGGCTGCTGCAGGGCGCGATTCTGCTGCGCGATCCGCTGCGCCCCGACGCACCCCGGACGATCCGGCGACTGCGCGGCGCCGGCCTCGTCCGCGTCGTCATGCTGACCGGGGACAGGGCCGAGCCCGCCCAGGAGGTGGCGACCGTGCTCGGCCTCGACGGTGTGCACGCCGAGCAGACGCCGACGAGCAAGGTCGAGTGCGTTCGCGCCGAGAGCACGGCCGCGACGACGGTCATGGTCGGTGACGGCGTCAACGACGCGCCCGCGTTGGCGGTGGCCACGGTCGGCGTCGCGATGGGGGCGCGCGGCTCGACGGCGTCCTCGGAAGCCGCCGACGTCGTCCTCACCGCGGACCGGCTCGACCGGCTCGCCGACGCCATGGACATCGCCCGTCGAGCACGGCGGATCGCGGTGCAGAGCGCCGCGGTCGGGGTGGCGTTGTCGGTCACCGCGATGGGCGTGGCCGTCTTCGGGTGGCTGCCTCCGGCCGCGGGAGCGCTGCTGCAGGAAGGTATCGACGTCGCGGTGATCCTCAACGCCCTGCGGGCCCTGCGCGGTGGGCGGCACGAGGGCGTCGCGGTCCCGCCGTCGACCGAGAGCCTGCTGCACCACTTCGCCACCGAGCAGGAAGGGCTGCGGCAGACCCTGCACCTGGTCCGCGACAGCGCCGTCCTCATCTCCGAAAGCCCGGGGAGCCAGGAGGCACTTGCGGCGCTGCGCCGCACCCAGGAGTTCCTCGACCGCGAGCTCGTACCCCACGAGCACGCCGAGGAGAAGCGGCTCTACCCGGCGCTGGCAGCGGCCCTCGGCGGCACCGAGGCGACCGCGACGATGAGCCGCATGCACGCCGAGATCGACCGGCTCAGCCGGCGCACGGCGACCCACCTGGCCCTGGCCAATACCCGAGAAGGCATCGGCGCGGACCAGAAGGACGACCTCCTGGCCACCCTCTACGGCCTGTACGCGGTGCTCCGGCTGCACTTCGCGCAGGAAGAGGAAAGCTACTTCACCCTCGCCGAGGCCGACCGCCACCCGGAAGCGACGCATGGCCCCCAGCCGTGA
- a CDS encoding DUF7144 family membrane protein → MAQAAHGARGARPSPAPWTGGMELFAAVMMILIGLFHLAVGLAAILQSSFQVVTDDYIYSFDITSWGWVHLVLGVLIGLVGIALIMGQTWARVVGMILAGLSILGNFLFIPYQPVWSVLVIAIDVAVIWALTLRLRELPESQTR, encoded by the coding sequence ATGGCACAGGCAGCGCACGGCGCCCGCGGAGCACGTCCTTCCCCCGCGCCCTGGACCGGCGGGATGGAGCTGTTCGCCGCCGTAATGATGATCCTCATCGGACTCTTCCACCTCGCCGTAGGACTCGCCGCGATCCTGCAGAGCTCGTTCCAGGTGGTCACCGACGACTACATCTACTCCTTCGACATCACCTCGTGGGGCTGGGTCCACCTCGTCCTCGGCGTCCTCATCGGTCTCGTCGGCATCGCGCTGATCATGGGCCAGACCTGGGCCCGCGTGGTCGGCATGATCCTCGCCGGGCTCAGCATCCTCGGCAACTTCCTGTTCATCCCCTACCAGCCGGTGTGGTCAGTGCTGGTCATCGCCATCGACGTCGCCGTGATCTGGGCACTGACCCTGCGACTGCGAGAACTTCCGGAGTCGCAGACCCGGTAG